In one Spirosoma rigui genomic region, the following are encoded:
- a CDS encoding ABC transporter permease, translated as MNIPIFLARKVRHAPEGSFSATVTRIGVASIALGLAILIVAFGVLYGYKNTIQQKIFLFGAHIQVAKFTNNYSYEERAIPLNTKLYQERDRIPGFRHMQGVALKAGILKTKEDLSGVVLKGVGRDYDWNLLRESLVAGRVPVVATDSGAGKPSPGSTELLISQYMANQLQVKVGDGIPMYFLGNPPRVRKMIVVGIYDTGLEEVDKTIALGDIRLIQRLNNWGPDSVGNYEIFINDFDQLEPAVATVFNLITPDLRLTRVTDQYRPLFDWMVLLDRNMVILLTLIIFVASFNMVSVLLVLMMERTPMIGLLKALGGPDPLIRRMFLYVGLNMVGWGLLIGNVVGLALCWVQWQFRLIPLDPKNYFMTYVPISWDWPTILALNGAAILLIALVLWLPTLIINRIQPVKALAFKK; from the coding sequence TTGAATATCCCGATTTTTCTTGCCCGCAAAGTGCGTCACGCGCCCGAAGGGTCTTTTTCAGCCACGGTTACCCGCATTGGTGTGGCTAGCATCGCGCTGGGCTTAGCTATCCTGATCGTGGCTTTCGGGGTATTGTACGGCTACAAGAACACCATCCAGCAAAAGATTTTCCTGTTTGGAGCCCACATCCAGGTGGCCAAGTTTACCAATAATTATTCCTACGAAGAGCGCGCCATCCCCCTTAACACCAAACTATACCAGGAACGTGACCGTATTCCCGGCTTCCGGCACATGCAGGGCGTGGCCCTGAAAGCGGGTATCCTGAAAACGAAAGAAGATCTGTCGGGGGTAGTTCTGAAAGGCGTTGGGCGCGACTACGACTGGAATCTCCTGCGGGAATCGCTCGTGGCGGGCCGGGTACCCGTTGTAGCGACCGATTCCGGCGCGGGTAAACCTAGTCCCGGCTCCACTGAATTGCTCATTAGCCAGTATATGGCCAATCAGTTGCAGGTGAAGGTAGGTGACGGTATTCCAATGTATTTCCTGGGAAACCCACCCCGGGTTCGCAAAATGATAGTAGTAGGCATCTACGATACCGGCCTGGAAGAGGTTGACAAGACCATTGCCCTGGGCGACATCCGCCTGATCCAGCGCCTGAACAACTGGGGACCTGACTCGGTGGGTAACTACGAAATTTTCATTAACGACTTCGATCAGCTGGAACCCGCCGTAGCGACCGTTTTCAACCTGATAACACCCGATCTCCGCCTGACCCGCGTCACCGATCAGTATCGCCCACTGTTTGACTGGATGGTGCTGCTGGATCGAAACATGGTCATTCTGCTGACCCTCATCATTTTTGTAGCCTCCTTCAACATGGTATCGGTCCTGCTGGTGCTGATGATGGAACGAACGCCTATGATTGGCCTGCTTAAAGCACTCGGCGGTCCTGACCCGCTCATCCGGCGTATGTTTCTGTACGTAGGCCTGAACATGGTGGGCTGGGGCCTGTTGATTGGCAACGTAGTGGGGCTGGCGCTGTGCTGGGTGCAGTGGCAATTCCGGCTGATCCCGCTCGATCCCAAAAACTATTTCATGACCTACGTCCCCATATCCTGGGACTGGCCAACGATACTGGCCCTCAACGGTGCTGCCATCCTGCTCATTGCACTGGTTCTCTGGCTGCCAACGCTCATCATCAACCGTATCCAGCCCGTCAAGGCACTGGCGTTTAAAAAGTAA
- a CDS encoding esterase: MTTLLNTRLLLLAGATLLTVGALAQMPARVPTPNDTLQSPRVLDDKRVMIQIYAPKASDVSITGDFLSTPKPLNLVKNDQGVWSVLIGPLKPDYYAYTLTVDGVRTMDPKNPMIKQGISSLENMMALPGPETAFEDNKAVPHGEVREVWYASKTLGTMRRMHVYTPPGYEKGTGAFPVFYLLHGGGDDDSGWNTIGRSGFILDNLIAAGKARPMIVVMPNGSMPLPPQTGMPDPQMMNRIRDLFTTELLNEIMPTVDKTYRTLAKSENRAIAGLSMGGFQTLDVTLKHPELFSYVGVFSSGFFGAAADEADTKYAKVLNDPAFNKGKKLFWVGIGKDDFVMEANKKTLALLDKHRINYQYKESAGGHTWVNWRQYLHEYTPLLFK; encoded by the coding sequence ATGACAACCTTGCTCAATACCCGCCTGCTGCTGCTCGCTGGCGCTACACTGCTGACCGTAGGGGCCCTGGCCCAAATGCCCGCGCGGGTTCCAACCCCAAACGATACCCTGCAATCGCCCAGGGTACTGGACGACAAGCGGGTAATGATTCAGATTTATGCCCCCAAAGCCAGCGACGTAAGCATAACCGGTGATTTCCTGTCCACGCCCAAGCCCCTGAACCTGGTTAAAAATGACCAGGGTGTCTGGTCGGTACTGATTGGCCCGCTGAAGCCAGATTATTACGCCTATACCCTAACGGTGGATGGAGTGCGGACGATGGACCCGAAGAATCCGATGATCAAACAAGGAATCAGCAGTCTGGAGAACATGATGGCTTTGCCGGGTCCCGAAACGGCATTTGAGGACAACAAGGCGGTACCGCACGGCGAAGTGCGGGAAGTATGGTACGCTTCGAAAACGCTGGGTACGATGCGCCGGATGCACGTTTATACCCCACCGGGATACGAAAAGGGAACGGGCGCGTTTCCGGTCTTTTACCTGCTTCACGGAGGTGGGGACGATGATTCGGGCTGGAATACCATCGGCCGGTCGGGCTTCATCCTGGATAATCTTATTGCTGCCGGAAAAGCCAGGCCCATGATTGTGGTGATGCCCAACGGCAGCATGCCCTTGCCTCCGCAAACGGGAATGCCCGATCCGCAGATGATGAACCGAATCCGGGACCTGTTTACGACGGAACTGCTGAACGAGATCATGCCCACTGTTGACAAGACGTATCGCACCCTGGCCAAGTCCGAGAACCGGGCCATTGCCGGCCTGTCGATGGGTGGTTTTCAAACCCTCGATGTGACGCTCAAACACCCAGAACTGTTCAGCTACGTGGGGGTATTCAGTTCGGGATTTTTCGGGGCTGCTGCGGACGAGGCCGACACAAAATACGCGAAAGTATTGAACGACCCTGCTTTCAACAAAGGGAAAAAACTGTTCTGGGTTGGTATTGGAAAAGACGATTTTGTGATGGAGGCCAACAAAAAAACGCTCGCCCTGCTCGACAAGCACCGGATCAACTACCAGTACAAAGAAAGTGCCGGGGGGCATACCTGGGTCAACTGGAGGCAATACCTCCATGAGTACACACCGCTCCTGTTCAAGTAA
- a CDS encoding TraB/GumN family protein yields the protein MMRIQKILVSGLLLAASITGQARAQTKDNALLYELTGPGISQPSYLYGTFHLVCPSDLTITDVMKKAVSNSQQVYLELDMDDPAMMGSMMKAMAMPAGKTVKDYLKPDEYTLLDGYLKQKMNMSLTQVGGMKPIALTSLMYMTVLPCQPASYDLTFAEMATKDRKEVLGLESLDSQLAALDKIPMEEQLKALVDMARKPDEAKQEFNDMLSAYKAHDINRMMAMMKSSQFSGGDFAQYEDGLLGERNANWIPVIEKAAKEKATFFAFGAGHLGNDKGVVNLLRKKGYTVKPVE from the coding sequence ATGATGCGTATACAAAAAATACTGGTTTCCGGCCTGTTGCTGGCCGCGTCGATAACTGGTCAGGCGCGCGCTCAGACCAAAGATAACGCGCTGTTGTATGAACTCACCGGTCCCGGTATCAGCCAACCCTCGTACCTGTACGGTACGTTTCACCTTGTCTGTCCTTCCGACCTGACCATTACCGACGTGATGAAGAAAGCCGTCAGCAACAGCCAGCAGGTGTATCTGGAACTCGATATGGACGATCCGGCCATGATGGGTAGTATGATGAAGGCCATGGCCATGCCCGCCGGTAAGACCGTAAAGGATTACCTGAAACCCGATGAGTACACCCTGCTGGATGGCTATCTGAAGCAGAAAATGAACATGAGCCTGACACAGGTTGGCGGTATGAAACCCATTGCGCTTACGTCGCTCATGTACATGACCGTACTGCCCTGCCAGCCTGCATCCTACGATCTTACGTTTGCGGAGATGGCAACCAAAGACAGGAAAGAAGTTCTGGGCCTCGAAAGCCTCGATTCGCAACTGGCCGCGCTGGACAAAATTCCGATGGAGGAACAGCTCAAAGCATTGGTAGACATGGCCCGGAAACCGGACGAAGCCAAACAGGAATTCAACGACATGCTCTCGGCCTATAAAGCCCACGACATCAATCGGATGATGGCGATGATGAAGAGCAGTCAGTTCAGCGGGGGCGATTTCGCCCAGTATGAAGATGGATTACTGGGTGAGCGGAACGCCAACTGGATACCGGTCATCGAAAAGGCCGCCAAAGAGAAAGCAACCTTCTTTGCCTTCGGCGCCGGTCACCTCGGTAATGACAAAGGCGTCGTCAACCTCCTTCGGAAAAAAGGCTATACCGTTAAACCGGTCGAGTAA
- a CDS encoding Gfo/Idh/MocA family protein: MKKDNTASRRQFLQQIGATSLVAASAPLSSLAAQEKAEERILRYERPVSSNDTIRLGVIGYGVQGHFDLGTALKVPGVELAGICDLYTGRLENAKEQFGADLYTTRNYKELLDRKDIDAVIIATHDVWHSRIALDALAKGKNVYCEKPMVYKISEGYPLIAAAKKSGKVFQVGSQRVSSIGYAKAKELLAAGEIGKLNMVNAVYDRQSSIGAWEYTIPKDANAMTTDWDRFIGVTAKMPFDAKKFFWWRAFKEVGTGVAGDLFIHLLSGTHFITNSKGPQSIYSTGQFSYWKDGRNLPDVMSGVMQYADSPEHAAFQLTLQVNFISGTGGQEVIRLVGSEGVIDVIGNNINVKHSLMPEAPGFGGYDSVFTFSKSMQEEMQREYDAKWTPDQRKRNSKENIVFKAPDGYSDHLDHFTNFFDAIRMNKPVVEDATFGFRAAAPALACNASYFSKKIVRWDPVTMKLVQS; encoded by the coding sequence ATGAAAAAAGATAACACGGCCTCAAGAAGGCAATTTTTGCAGCAAATTGGCGCGACAAGCTTGGTGGCAGCCTCTGCCCCGTTGTCGTCACTGGCTGCCCAGGAAAAAGCCGAAGAACGCATCCTGCGGTACGAACGACCGGTTTCCTCTAATGATACCATCCGTCTGGGTGTCATTGGGTATGGGGTACAGGGTCATTTCGATCTGGGTACGGCGCTCAAAGTGCCGGGTGTGGAGCTTGCCGGCATCTGCGATCTGTACACGGGCCGTCTGGAAAATGCCAAAGAGCAGTTTGGTGCTGACCTGTACACGACCCGCAACTACAAAGAACTCCTGGACCGTAAAGACATCGACGCGGTGATCATTGCCACCCACGATGTGTGGCACTCCCGAATCGCACTGGACGCGCTGGCGAAAGGAAAGAACGTGTACTGCGAAAAGCCGATGGTCTACAAAATCAGCGAGGGCTATCCGCTGATAGCAGCCGCGAAAAAATCCGGGAAGGTTTTCCAGGTGGGTAGCCAGCGGGTTAGCAGCATCGGGTATGCCAAGGCTAAAGAACTGCTGGCAGCGGGAGAGATTGGTAAACTCAACATGGTCAATGCCGTTTATGACCGGCAAAGCTCGATTGGTGCCTGGGAATACACGATTCCAAAGGACGCCAATGCCATGACTACCGACTGGGACCGGTTCATTGGTGTGACGGCTAAAATGCCGTTCGATGCCAAAAAGTTTTTCTGGTGGCGGGCCTTCAAGGAAGTAGGTACGGGCGTAGCGGGCGATCTGTTTATTCACCTGCTGAGTGGAACGCACTTTATCACCAACTCAAAAGGTCCCCAAAGTATATACAGCACCGGCCAGTTCAGCTATTGGAAAGATGGACGTAACCTGCCCGACGTCATGTCGGGCGTGATGCAATACGCCGATAGCCCCGAACACGCGGCCTTCCAGCTGACTCTACAGGTGAACTTCATCAGCGGAACGGGTGGGCAGGAAGTAATCCGGCTGGTGGGTTCCGAGGGCGTCATTGACGTTATCGGCAACAACATCAACGTTAAACACAGCCTCATGCCCGAAGCCCCCGGCTTTGGCGGCTACGATTCAGTCTTTACGTTCTCCAAAAGCATGCAGGAAGAAATGCAAAGGGAGTATGACGCCAAATGGACGCCCGACCAGCGGAAAAGGAACAGCAAAGAAAATATTGTTTTTAAGGCCCCCGATGGGTACAGTGACCACTTAGATCACTTCACTAACTTCTTTGATGCCATCCGGATGAACAAACCGGTCGTAGAGGATGCTACGTTCGGTTTCCGGGCCGCTGCTCCAGCCCTGGCTTGTAACGCGAGTTATTTCAGTAAGAAGATTGTACGCTGGGACCCTGTTACCATGAAACTGGTACAGAGCTAA
- a CDS encoding cupin domain-containing protein, which yields MLLGTACFKASAQSQSISATDTCVIFSRGQRAPAHTFTGVVWVQQLIEPDSAFTIPVGYVTFEPGARSYWHSHAGGQVLLALGGIGYYQERGKPIQILRKGDAVKCPPNVPHWHGASPNTGFVQVAITPNTATGRVTWLQPVSDQEYRGQKP from the coding sequence TTGCTACTAGGTACAGCCTGCTTTAAGGCCAGCGCCCAGTCGCAATCGATAAGCGCAACAGACACTTGTGTAATTTTCTCCAGAGGACAGCGGGCGCCAGCCCATACGTTCACCGGCGTTGTCTGGGTTCAGCAACTGATCGAGCCAGACAGTGCATTTACCATTCCGGTAGGCTACGTAACTTTCGAGCCGGGAGCTCGCTCGTACTGGCACAGTCACGCGGGTGGGCAGGTATTGCTGGCGTTGGGTGGTATTGGCTACTACCAGGAACGAGGAAAACCCATTCAGATTCTCCGAAAAGGCGATGCTGTAAAATGCCCCCCGAACGTACCGCATTGGCACGGTGCTTCACCAAACACCGGGTTTGTGCAGGTGGCTATTACGCCTAACACCGCAACCGGCCGGGTGACCTGGCTGCAGCCAGTGAGCGATCAGGAGTACAGAGGTCAGAAACCGTAA
- a CDS encoding carboxymuconolactone decarboxylase family protein codes for MNQPVALSSKQQSLVAIASLTAKGNLQKLRPVLISGLEAGLTVNEIKEVLVHVYAYCGFPRSIRGLQTFMTVLEERRGKGIIDPMGKEASPGISRESKYERGKKVLEQLTGQPETGPKRGYAAFSPEIDVFLKEHLFADIFERDVLGYTDRELTTISVLTSLGGVEPMLQSHLGICLRLGLTEPQLKQVMALIETNVGKDEAEAGRAVLTQLLQARR; via the coding sequence ATGAATCAACCAGTTGCTTTATCATCAAAGCAACAGAGCCTTGTTGCCATTGCCTCTCTGACTGCCAAAGGTAACCTGCAAAAGCTCCGGCCCGTCTTGATCAGCGGTCTGGAAGCCGGATTGACCGTCAACGAAATAAAGGAAGTACTGGTGCATGTGTACGCCTATTGCGGATTTCCGCGGAGTATTCGAGGGTTACAGACGTTTATGACGGTGCTGGAGGAGCGAAGGGGTAAAGGCATCATCGACCCGATGGGTAAGGAAGCGTCTCCTGGCATCAGCCGTGAATCTAAGTATGAGCGCGGTAAAAAAGTCCTCGAACAACTGACCGGACAGCCGGAAACCGGACCCAAGCGGGGTTACGCGGCCTTCAGTCCGGAGATCGACGTCTTTCTGAAAGAACACCTGTTTGCCGATATCTTCGAGCGCGATGTGCTTGGCTATACTGACCGTGAACTGACAACCATTTCAGTGCTGACCAGCCTTGGCGGTGTCGAACCCATGTTGCAGAGCCATCTGGGTATCTGTTTACGCCTGGGCCTGACCGAGCCGCAGCTGAAACAGGTCATGGCGCTGATTGAAACGAACGTTGGCAAAGATGAAGCCGAAGCCGGGCGGGCCGTATTGACTCAGTTGCTGCAAGCAAGACGCTAA
- a CDS encoding glycoside hydrolase has translation MNKCVLYSAVLFLACTKGSVKIASSSSQSPSSNRAVVSLASEYQTIHSFGASDCWSAKFVGNWADEARKNQIADLLFSLDTLPTGQPKGIGLSLWRMNIGAGSFEQGDSSNIGDEWRREECFLKPDGQYDWSKQAGNQWFLNAARRRGVRYTLGFTNSPPVQMTVNGKAFSSGGSALNLKPNRVADFADFLVRVSDQFKFTYVSPFNEPQWDWKAGNNGKAGQEGTPARNTDIVSVVKVLSDKLDAAGSKTTVVAGEAGQLDYLYEKAESGRGNQVEQLFGKSGPSLAGLPKVEQIVAYHSYFSTCDDAKLVRMRQSASKAARSVSGLSLWQSEFGVLGDVCGKVNGYPRSTGIDYGLYVAKVIHNDLAVANATSWQWWLAINPYNYSDGLVYINGPDGQYKDHRNARESGQVVDSKQLWAFGNFARFVRPGMKRIDVALKSNADPVAQAGNLMLSGYKEERTKTVVLIAINTTDQSIALPLSGVTLRKNQLTTYTTSQDRNLAKATVLASRVQLPPKSVTTLVGQYN, from the coding sequence ATGAACAAATGTGTACTTTATTCGGCAGTGCTGTTCCTCGCCTGCACAAAAGGCAGCGTCAAAATAGCCTCCTCTTCCAGTCAGTCACCTAGTAGCAACAGAGCCGTCGTTTCGCTGGCCAGTGAATATCAGACCATCCATAGTTTCGGTGCGTCCGATTGCTGGTCGGCCAAATTCGTTGGCAACTGGGCGGACGAAGCCCGAAAAAATCAGATTGCCGACCTGCTCTTCAGCCTCGATACGTTGCCTACCGGTCAGCCCAAAGGCATTGGCCTCTCGCTCTGGCGGATGAACATTGGTGCGGGCAGCTTCGAGCAGGGTGACTCCAGCAACATCGGTGACGAATGGCGTCGGGAAGAGTGTTTCCTTAAACCCGACGGGCAGTACGACTGGTCGAAGCAGGCGGGCAACCAGTGGTTCCTCAACGCGGCCCGTCGGCGTGGGGTGCGCTACACACTGGGTTTTACCAACTCGCCCCCCGTTCAGATGACCGTCAACGGCAAGGCATTCTCATCCGGCGGTAGTGCCCTGAACCTGAAACCTAACCGCGTGGCCGACTTCGCCGATTTCCTGGTCCGGGTGTCCGATCAGTTCAAATTTACGTACGTCAGCCCGTTCAACGAACCGCAGTGGGACTGGAAAGCCGGTAACAACGGCAAAGCCGGGCAGGAGGGAACGCCCGCCCGCAATACTGACATCGTCAGCGTTGTCAAGGTGCTGTCTGATAAACTTGACGCTGCCGGCAGCAAAACAACGGTTGTTGCCGGGGAAGCCGGCCAGCTCGATTACCTCTACGAAAAAGCCGAATCGGGGCGGGGTAACCAGGTAGAGCAACTGTTTGGGAAATCGGGGCCGTCGCTGGCTGGTCTGCCAAAGGTCGAGCAGATCGTGGCCTACCACAGCTACTTCAGCACCTGCGACGACGCGAAGCTGGTAAGGATGCGCCAGTCGGCAAGTAAGGCGGCCCGGTCGGTGAGCGGGCTGTCGCTCTGGCAAAGCGAATTCGGGGTGCTGGGCGACGTGTGTGGTAAGGTCAACGGCTACCCGCGCAGCACCGGCATCGACTATGGGCTGTATGTTGCCAAAGTAATTCACAACGACCTGGCCGTTGCCAACGCTACGTCCTGGCAGTGGTGGCTGGCCATCAACCCCTACAACTACAGCGATGGCCTGGTGTATATCAATGGTCCCGACGGGCAGTACAAAGACCACCGGAATGCTCGCGAGTCAGGCCAGGTGGTTGATTCCAAGCAGTTGTGGGCTTTCGGAAATTTTGCCCGATTTGTGCGGCCCGGTATGAAGCGCATCGACGTAGCACTCAAATCCAACGCCGACCCGGTTGCTCAGGCGGGTAACCTGATGCTGTCGGGCTACAAGGAAGAACGCACAAAAACGGTGGTGCTGATTGCCATCAACACCACCGATCAGTCTATAGCCCTGCCACTGTCGGGCGTAACACTTCGGAAAAATCAACTGACGACTTACACGACCAGTCAGGATCGGAACCTGGCGAAAGCAACGGTTTTGGCCAGTCGCGTTCAATTGCCCCCTAAATCGGTAACCACGCTGGTCGGTCAGTACAACTAG
- a CDS encoding methylmalonyl-CoA mutase family protein translates to MVAQPTKPDPSDGLPAKGPAWTNKIRIVTSASLFDGHDAAINLMRRLMQSSGAEVIHLGHNRSVAEIVDCAIQEDVQGIAITSYQGGHLEFFKYMYDLLNERGAGHIKIFGGGGGTILPSEIDELHRYGIARIYSPDDGRAMGLQGMIDDLLRQCDFALPPLAGSAPTDVHAIPRLITTAENARSARTPYTSLLPADAANPPVLGITGTGGAGKSSLVDELVLRFLRTYPGKTLAIISVDPSKRKTGGALLGDRIRMNAIHNPRVYMRSLATRQSNLALSRHVQDAIDLCKAAHFDLIIVETSGIGQSDTEITEHSDKTLYVMTAEYGAATQLEKIDMLDFADFIAINKFDKRGSLDALRDVRKQYRRNHNLWDVADEDLPILGTIASQFNDPGMNALFAKLMHAVGGTDWIVPDAPGTTSTGKSAIIPADRVRYLAEIVEESRRYDQFVDEQTALARQLYQIDGVLTMTGNEDMHNQLRHLYTDLESRLHPDCRALLQQWPAMQARYTADFYEFKVRDRVIRQPLYTETLSHLKIPKVSLPKYSDWGDVLRWLLTENVPGEFPFAAGVFPLKRDGEDPTRMFAGEGGPERTNRRFHYVSKGQPAKRLSTAFDSVTLYGEDPALRPDIFGKVGNSGVSICTLDDAKKLYSGFDLCDPATSVSMTINGPAPMLLAFFLNAAIDQQCEKYLKTLPSNSIPSGEGQERTLGYNGPLPDGNDGLGLLLLGTTGDRVLPKEVYERIKADTLRTVRGTVQADILKEDQAQNTCIFSTEFALKMMGDIQQYFTNNRVQNFYSVSISGYHIAEAGANPISQLAFTLSNGFTFVEYYLSRGMHVDEFAPNLSFFFSNGMDPEYTVLGRVARRIWAKAMKHKYKANDRSQKLKYHIQTSGRSLHAQEIAFNDIRTTLQALLAVYDNCNSLHTNAYDEAITTPTEESVRRAMAIQLVINREFGLTKNENPLQGSFVVDELTDLVEEAVYQEFLAINERGGVLGAMERMYQRSKIQEESMYYETLKHNGDLPIVGVNTFLDPNGSPTITPTEVIRSTDEEKRFQVDNCRAFQAKNRSEAERALHNLQTSALSGENIFESLMEAAKVCSLGQLSNALYAVGGQYRRNM, encoded by the coding sequence ATGGTTGCTCAACCCACCAAACCTGACCCTTCCGACGGACTGCCTGCCAAAGGTCCTGCCTGGACCAACAAAATACGCATCGTTACGTCGGCTTCGCTCTTCGACGGTCATGATGCCGCCATTAACCTGATGCGTCGGCTCATGCAATCGTCAGGGGCCGAAGTGATCCACCTGGGCCACAACCGGTCGGTAGCCGAGATTGTCGACTGCGCCATTCAGGAAGACGTGCAGGGAATTGCCATTACCAGCTACCAGGGTGGGCACTTGGAGTTTTTCAAGTACATGTACGACCTGCTTAACGAACGCGGAGCGGGACATATCAAAATTTTCGGGGGCGGGGGCGGCACCATTCTCCCGTCGGAAATCGACGAGCTGCACCGCTACGGCATTGCCCGTATCTACAGCCCCGACGATGGCCGGGCTATGGGGCTCCAGGGCATGATCGACGACCTGCTCCGGCAGTGCGATTTCGCCTTGCCGCCCCTGGCCGGATCTGCCCCCACCGACGTGCACGCCATCCCCCGCCTGATCACTACGGCCGAAAACGCCCGGTCGGCCCGGACGCCCTACACCTCGCTCCTGCCTGCCGATGCGGCCAATCCGCCGGTTCTTGGCATCACGGGTACGGGCGGTGCCGGTAAATCGTCGCTGGTCGATGAACTGGTGTTGCGATTTCTAAGAACCTACCCCGGGAAAACGCTGGCCATCATCTCGGTCGATCCGTCGAAACGGAAAACGGGCGGGGCGCTCCTGGGCGATCGTATCCGGATGAACGCCATCCACAACCCGCGCGTGTACATGCGGTCGCTGGCCACCCGGCAGTCGAACCTTGCGCTCAGCCGCCATGTACAGGACGCCATCGACCTCTGCAAAGCGGCCCACTTCGACCTGATCATCGTCGAGACATCGGGCATTGGGCAGTCGGACACGGAGATCACGGAGCATTCGGACAAAACGCTTTACGTGATGACCGCCGAGTACGGGGCCGCTACGCAGCTGGAAAAAATCGACATGCTCGATTTCGCCGACTTCATCGCGATCAATAAGTTCGACAAGCGGGGGTCGCTGGACGCCCTCCGCGATGTGCGGAAGCAATACCGGCGCAACCACAACCTTTGGGACGTAGCGGATGAAGACTTACCCATTCTGGGAACGATTGCCTCGCAGTTCAATGATCCGGGCATGAATGCTCTGTTCGCCAAACTGATGCACGCCGTGGGCGGGACAGATTGGATCGTTCCCGATGCACCCGGTACGACGTCGACGGGCAAGTCGGCAATTATCCCCGCCGACCGGGTACGATATTTGGCCGAGATTGTGGAAGAGAGTCGCCGGTACGACCAGTTCGTCGATGAGCAAACAGCGCTGGCGCGGCAGTTATACCAGATCGACGGGGTGCTGACAATGACTGGCAATGAGGATATGCACAACCAGCTCCGTCATCTCTACACTGACCTGGAAAGTCGTCTGCATCCCGACTGTCGCGCGCTCCTGCAGCAGTGGCCGGCCATGCAAGCCCGCTACACAGCCGATTTTTACGAGTTTAAAGTGCGCGACCGGGTCATTCGGCAGCCCTTATACACCGAAACCCTGTCGCACCTGAAGATTCCCAAGGTGAGCCTGCCTAAATACAGTGACTGGGGCGATGTGCTACGCTGGCTTCTGACGGAAAATGTGCCGGGCGAGTTTCCCTTTGCCGCCGGGGTATTCCCGCTGAAACGGGATGGCGAAGACCCGACGCGTATGTTTGCGGGCGAGGGCGGCCCCGAACGCACCAACCGCCGGTTCCACTACGTATCCAAAGGCCAACCCGCCAAGCGGCTGTCGACAGCCTTCGACTCGGTTACACTCTACGGCGAAGATCCGGCGCTGCGCCCCGATATTTTTGGTAAAGTTGGCAACTCGGGGGTGAGCATCTGTACCCTCGACGACGCCAAAAAACTCTACTCCGGCTTCGACCTCTGCGACCCGGCTACCTCGGTGTCGATGACCATCAATGGTCCCGCCCCCATGCTGCTGGCTTTTTTCCTGAATGCCGCTATCGACCAGCAGTGCGAAAAGTACCTGAAGACTCTCCCCTCCAACTCCATTCCATCAGGGGAAGGACAAGAGCGTACGTTGGGTTATAATGGTCCGCTTCCCGACGGCAACGACGGGCTGGGTCTGCTGTTGCTGGGCACTACGGGCGACAGGGTTCTGCCCAAAGAAGTCTATGAACGGATCAAAGCAGACACACTTCGGACGGTGCGGGGAACGGTACAGGCCGATATTCTGAAGGAAGATCAGGCGCAGAACACCTGTATCTTCTCGACCGAGTTTGCCCTGAAAATGATGGGCGATATTCAGCAGTATTTTACCAACAACCGGGTTCAGAACTTCTATTCGGTTTCCATTTCGGGCTACCACATTGCCGAAGCGGGCGCCAATCCAATTTCGCAGCTGGCGTTCACGCTGTCAAATGGCTTTACCTTCGTCGAGTATTATCTCAGCCGGGGTATGCATGTGGATGAGTTTGCGCCCAACCTGTCGTTCTTTTTCTCGAATGGTATGGACCCGGAATATACCGTGCTGGGCCGGGTAGCGCGCCGGATCTGGGCCAAGGCGATGAAACACAAGTACAAAGCCAACGACCGGAGCCAAAAACTCAAATACCACATTCAGACCTCGGGACGCAGCCTCCACGCGCAGGAGATCGCGTTCAACGACATCCGTACTACGTTACAGGCGCTGCTGGCCGTTTACGACAACTGCAATTCCCTGCACACCAATGCCTACGACGAAGCCATTACAACCCCAACCGAAGAGTCGGTCCGGCGGGCCATGGCTATTCAGCTCGTTATCAACCGGGAGTTCGGTCTGACGAAAAACGAAAATCCGCTGCAGGGGTCGTTCGTGGTAGACGAGTTGACCGACCTGGTGGAAGAAGCAGTGTACCAGGAGTTTCTGGCCATTAACGAACGCGGTGGCGTGCTGGGTGCCATGGAACGCATGTACCAGCGCAGCAAGATTCAGGAGGAGTCGATGTACTACGAAACACTGAAACACAACGGTGACCTGCCCATCGTTGGCGTCAATACGTTCCTGGACCCCAATGGCTCCCCAACGATCACCCCTACTGAAGTAATCCGGTCGACGGACGAAGAAAAACGATTTCAGGTCGACAACTGCCGGGCCTTTCAGGCCAAAAATCGGAGCGAGGCCGAACGCGCACTTCACAACCTGCAAACCAGTGCCCTGTCGGGAGAGAACATTTTCGAAAGCCTGATGGAGGCTGCCAAAGTGTGTTCGCTGGGGCAGTTATCCAATGCCCTGTATGCCGTAGGGGGGCAGTACCGGCGCAATATGTAA